In the genome of Candidatus Methylarchaceae archaeon HK02M2, the window TATATGAGTTAAGTATCACATAATTAAAGTTAAATATATAAAGTATATACAATAATTACTATGCCTATAAAAGCAGCAATATGGGTTCACGGAAATATTGTAGAGGTTGAAAACCCGAAGCCATCGTTACAAATTCGCCGATGGGGTGGGGGGTCACATTTTACAGAAACGAGTCCGGATAGACAAGAATACTGGTTTCACATACCAATCCCGACTCCCGTAATACTCGACGATGTAAGACCTCCTCTCAAGAAAATATTCATATTATATACTGAAAAACCAATTACTTGGATTGGCAGTGGTATGGTATATATTGATGAGGTCAATATTTGGGATGGGGGTTCAAAAAAAGAATGGGTCTGGTCAGAGGAAGTGTGGCCCCCAGGTGCCACTGACCTGTTTCCAAGAGAGTTGGACATTGATCCTCCTATTACGATTCGTCACGGTCTCGGAATTTCTGTTCATGTTGTTTTTAAAGAGATAAGTGAACGACCTGATCGTGGGATCGAGTTCAACACAGCGGGTGCGGATTTTGCACCGCCTTAAAACAAAGAGAAATTAAGGATACCTAATGATTATGTTAAAACAAGCCAAATAAAACCCCTACCTCTTTTTTTAGGAGAAAATCGAATATACTCTATAAGGCGAATAAAATGGCCGTTGTAAGATTAAGAACACTTGAATGTATCAACACAAAAGGAGAAAAAAAGGAGGAAGTGTATTTATGCATATCTGTTGATGGTAGCTCTCCTGGAGTATTCGGGCCTTATGAGATGAAACAAGGCGATACCCTAAATCTAACTAGTACTTTTGAAGGAAGAGATATTCTCATTACTCTTTCTGAAGAAGAATGGGGGCGGGATGACCATTACGGCGGAGTACGAATATTACACCCTGAAGAAGTAGAAGATGCGGACCTTGTCGGGCTTGGAAGATACGTCGCACATTTACCACCCAATGACACATGGCGATATAACCTATATTTTGACGTAGGCGCTGATGAAGATGATATACGCGGACGTGGACGACCAGGGTATTGTCTGGCGTTGGTCTCTCTTCATTGCACTGACGCCCAGTAGTATGCAGATCGTGTGTATATTAAGGTAAATGGCGAGAGGGTATGGGGGCCCCGACGGATGAGAACAGGGGATTTCTTGAGAATGGATCCTCCAGTAGTTACCCCAATCCATCATCACACATCAATCCAGTTATGGGAAACAGATGATCATGGCAGAAAGGATTTTTTTGGCGAATTAATGCTCCAGATTGATTTTCTACATTTCGCTTTTAACGAAAATCAACGTCATACGTTCTCCCGCGACAAAGGTATCGGTGGGGATGCAAGGTATACCTTAGAATATATAGTCAGGAGAAGAATAGCGGTCAGACCAAACCGACCAGTGCAGTATCGTTGTTAGGCGTATACGCGCGCATGTAAATATCTATCTAGAACTTGACATATCCACACTAAATAAGTAAAAAAAGAAACAAAGGGGTCTAGAGCAAAAAAAATCATTTAAAGGTAATAGGATAAACTTCCAATCAGGTTTTACTTCCAAATATCGTTCTCTTTCACCTTAATAGTCGCCGAAATCGGATACCGAAAGTAGAAAAATACTTCCTTGAATAGAATATAGAATAACGGTTATGATGAACTATGATCTTTACTTTAATTGGATCTTTTAAATATCTGTCCTCTTTTAAAGAAGATTATCGTAGCAACAGACAACACAACTACTACGATTGCTACATAGAATAGTATTATGGCGTCTCCTTCCCCCTCATAAGGAACTGTCACCTTGCCATAAACGAAGATGTTGTCTGAAGTATTGGTTTCTTTCGGAACGACGCTGATCTCAGCCTTAATTGTATATTCTCCTGAAGGAACATCATCGGTGCTCCAATAAAATTCATATGTTCGAGTTTCATCTGGAGCAAGTTCATCTAATAATTTCCATTCAATTTGAATTGAATCATAGTAAACACTGATAAAGATGTCTTCTTCAAGGTAATTTAATTCCTCAAAGTAACCTTTGTTCAATTCATTATAACGGTCAAAGGAAGATAGAGCATCACGTTGCTTCTTCAGTAATTGTTTATTATTTAAAACTCGATCAATATTTACTAAGGCGGACTTTACTTTGTTCTCCACCTAATTCACCTTAATGAGTGCCGTCGCCCCGCAGAAGAGTTCGTATATAAACTTGTGTAAAACTAAGATTAATTTAAATAAAATAGGGTCCAAAATCTATTAGTTTATGTTATATTCGTTTATAGCAGATATCTATGAGAAGATAGAAGAAACTACAAAAAGATTGGAAATTATCGATCATCTTGTTAACTTATTCAAAGAGACTAACACTAATCTTATAGATAAAGTAGTGTATTTAACTCAAGGTAAACTATATCCTGACTACATTGGAGTAGAGATTGGAATAGCTGAAAAGCTAGCTATGAGGGCCATAGCAATTTCTACTGGGAATAATTTGGAAAAAATTAGAACTTTCTATAAGAAAGTAGGAGATATAGGTTTGGTAGCTGAAAAAGTGTTGAAGAGTCGTAAACAATCTACACTTTTTAAAGAACAACTTACGGTAAATAGGGTATATACAACCTTGGACAAGATAGCAAAGACTTCTGGACCAGGTTCACTCAATATCAAGTTAAAGTACATTTCTAGCTTGTTCAACGACGCTACGCCAAAGGAAGCAAAGTATATCATAAGGACTGTAACAGGAAAATTGAGGCTCGGTGTGGCAGATTATACAGTATTAGATGCTTTGGCAATTGCTTACACAGGTGATAAGAGCAATAGACCCACCTTAGAGAGAGCATATAATCTGTCTAGTGACTTAGGCACAATCGCTAAGACTGTAGCAAGTCAGGGTCTAAAAGGTATAAAGAGTTACAGGATAACAATCAATAGACCCGTTAGACCTATGTTATCTGAAAGGTTGGAAACTGTTCATGAAATTATCGAAAAGCTGAATGGAAAGTGTATTGCAGAATACAAGCTAGATGGGGAACGTATCCAAATTCACAAAAATGGCAGTTTAATAAAACTTTTTTCACGTCGACTTGAAAACATTACAAATCATTATCCTGATGTTATAGATCTAGCAATGATTTATCTTAAAGCTGATAAAGTCATAACAGAGGCAGAGTGTGTAGCGGTAAATCCAGATACTGGGAAGCTCTTACCATTCCAGGAACTTATGCACAGAAGACGCAAGTATGAAATTAATAAAGCTTTAATAGATTATCCAGTTTCGTTATTTTTCTTCGATATATTATACCTAGACGGTGAAGATCTGACCCAAAGACCTTACTTGGAGAGGAGGGAGAAATTAAAACAGCTAGTAACACAAGACGATAGAATTAAGATCGTTCCGAGTATCTACTCAGATGATCCAAAAGAGATAGAGAATTTTTTAGGAGAAGCTATAGCCAATGGTTGTGAGGGAATAATGGCAAAGGACCCTAACGGTATTTATAGAGCTGGGGCAAGGGAATTCAGCTGGATTAAGCTTAAGAGAGAGTATGGAAGTGAGTTGGGGGATACTTTAGACCTGGTTATAGTGGGCGCATTCTATGGCCGAGGTCGTAGAGCTGGCAAATATGGTGCATTTTTACTTACAGCTTATGATAAAGATAACGATATGTTTAGAAGTGTGAGTAAAATTGGAACGGGATTTACTGATGAGACTCTCGAAAAAATTCCAAAAATACTCGCGCCATATAAAATAGATCACATACATGCTCGTGTTGACTCAAAGTTAGAAGCTGATGTCTGGTTTATACCTCATATAGTAATTGAAGTAATAGCTGCCGAAATAACCATAAGTCCCATCCATACATGTTGCATGAATGCTATTCGTAAAGGAAGTGGTCTTGCGCTAAGATTTCCGAAATATACAGGTAGACTTAGAAATAATAAAGCTCCTGAAGATGCAACTACAGTGAAAGAGATAGAAGAGATTTACAAGGGACAGTTGAAAAGGGTAGAAAAACAGAAAAATCATGATAATTGATTTATAAAAATTGGGAAAATATGGTAAAGGTGATAGTCATCTTCCGAGAGTTTGATTATGATTAATTCATCCTACTACTTTTAGATAGAGATTTTTTTAAATGTAATTAAGTTAAAACAAAAATCAAAGTTTATTACAGACTTTTTAAAATTTTCAATAGAGTTGAAAAGACTCACTCAATATGAGCTCTGTGAGGTCGGTAATCTTAGATATTTGTTCCATCGTGATTGATTCAATATCTGTTTTTATAGATGATAATAATTTCCCCTCTTCTAATAACACTGTAACGCTAGCTATCTTTGGTTGGTCTATAGGATTTCCTATACAACTGAGCATGTGTAAATATACCTCTTTTATGCCTTTTACTTCGTTGTAGATCTCATCTGCTGTTTTCTGGGCGAGTAAATTAAAGAGTTTTCCTGTATGATTGATTGGATTCTTTCCTGCACATGCTTCCATAGAGCATGGCCGCATAGGTGTGATTAGACCATTCAACTTATTACCTCTACCTGTATTGCCATCATCCCCTGATTCAGCTGAAGTTCCAGTCACAGTAAGATAAAATACGTTCTTTTCATAATCATCTGCGGGATTAATCTTCACTTTAACATCCATATCCGTTATCTTGGATGAAAAATCTTCGATCTTTTGTATTACATCTTCTTTCACGCTAATGTAATGGTTTTTATCAGGTATTAAGCCGCTTACCATGGCTGCAGCAATTGTGAGATCAATCTCATTATCTCTTCTTAGAGCCATAACTTTTATATCCTCACCTACTTCAGGAATTTCCTTTTTCAGTTTTTCAGAATTTAGAAACCTTTCAGTTTCTAGTACAAGCCTTTCTGTAGGGGTCAATGGTGAAAAACCGACACCTACTGATGTATCATTTGATAACGGCATGTTGTAAGATTTTTCGAATATATGGACAAGATCTGCCGAACCTTGTTTCATTCTATAATCTACAATGATGTGTTTCTCTGGATCAAGAAACCTCATCTTCGACTTGAAAAAATTCTTTATTGAAGAGATTAAGAGTCTTCCCACAGGTATGGGCTCTATCTTGTTATCGTTCACTACAAAATTAGTGACCCTTCCTGCCACGATGACATATATAGGTTCGATAACATCTCCCCCTCCAAAATTAGGTTTAGACTGCCCACCCACTAAAAGGCCCTTATCCACATTATGATGAAGAATAGTTTTATACTTCTGGAGGTAATATTTACATAGCGCTCTCGAAACGGATTCAGATGCCCCGTCAATAAGGCTATCAGGATGTCCTTGACCTTTTCGTTCTACAATTTCTACATCAAGATCTTTTATAGCTATTGTCTTTAGTTGCCCAACATGGATAGACTTTCCTTCCATGATATCACTTACTTAAAGGTTGTCTTCTATTCGAACGAAGAGAACATTATTACCACGTATAACAACTTTTCCATAGTTGGTTAAAAGAGTGCCATTGTTATATTCTTCTGCATTCACTAAGATCACATTCATATATGTATCTACATTGCACATCTTGCCTTTATATTCAGTATCACTCTTCAGCCGCACAACAACGCGCTTATTGATAGCTTTTTGAAGGGCTACTAAAGGTTTCTTCATAGTTTGGGACAATAAGTGATTCCCTCAGTTTTCATCTCTTCACTCTATGAGTTCTGGAATAAAAGTCTATCGCATTTCAATTGAGATTGAATCTACCAAATTTTAATTCGAGAACAAAAATATCTAATAATAATAGTAATATTGAATTCGTCAATATATTTGAGTGAGTAGCAAAACATTCGGTTTGTATATTAGTGATACATTTTTTAAGGATGATCATAACGGTAAGATAATCTAATGATATATAGATCAAATCATAATATGGACCGCATAATAACAAATTCAATGTATTCTAAAAAATTTAAGACTGAAACTATAACATTAGGATCTAGATCATTAAACGTAATATTAAATGGTGGTGTAAAGACCGGATTTGTAACAGATTTTTTTGGTGCCAGCAAAACTGGAAAGACTCAGATATGCTTCCATCTTTGCGTAACTGCACTACTTTTAGATGAAGAAAGTGGAGTGGTATTTGTAGATACATTGGGAACTTTTAGACCTGAAAGAATAAAAGAGATTGCAAATCATTATAAAGTAAAAGAAGACTTATCTAAAAGAATAATGGTTGTCAAAGCCAGAAATATAAGTACGCAGGTAGATGTTCCAAAAAGGCTTAAGATAATTGCTCCATTTCATGTCAGATTGCTCATCATAGATACAATAACAGATAATTTTATCTTTGAATATCAAGGAGAAGAAAGGATTACAGATCGGCAATCAAATTTAGCTAAGCACCTGCATGACTTATGCTCATTAGCTGTTAAAAATGGAGTAGCAGTTGTAATCACTAATACTGTTAGAAGTAGAATCAAGGACGATCAATACTATGAGGTAGAGACAGGTGGGAACGTTGCATCACAAGGAGTTCATATAAGAGTTCATCTATCAAAAGAGTCTTATAGCATTAGTGCTAGAGTAGTCCAGCCGCCAATTAACAAAGCGATTGCTCATTTTAGAATAAACTCAGCAGGGATAATCGATAATGATTAAGATAGATAAAAAGAATCATAGGAAAATAAAGATGTGCTATAAGCTCATTATAGAAAGAAAATATTCGGATGCTAAAGGATTTTTTAAGCCTTTGGAATCAGGAATCAGTCCGGGTGTCAAGTTTGCTATCGAGGGTATCATCAACTTTTCTAAAGATGGTGATCTTTCTGATTTTGAAAATTTGAAAAAGTTACGTAAGTTGCTCAATACTAGGCTCTCGTCTAAATGGAACGATGATTTTGATAGAGATTATTTTTGGACTTGGATAAATTTCATTAGATTTTTACAAAGACATACTAGATGAGACGATCAGAGTATTGTAGACGATCCATGTAAAGAGCCAGAGAGCAATAAAGCTACCGATGCCAGTGGTCAGTATCTTATGTGATTCTTTTTTTGAAAGATTTAATTTTATAACGTATTTGGCCATAAAATACGAAATAATATATGCGATAATCGCAAGTAACAATCCTTTATATGCTTCGTTTCCAAGAAAGCCCATAATACCTGATAGAAAACCCGTAGCCATACCTAGAAAAGCGCGGGTCCAGAAGAGTTGATCGATAGGATTAGGCTTGATCAGCATACATCACGCACAAAACAATTTACTTTGTAAAATTTAAACATATTGAAATATATTGTTGTTTAAACATAGTATTAATGAATTTGGAACTATCGAGCATTGAGCTAAAGCATATAGTTAAAAGGTTGAACGAGACCTTAAGCGGTTATTATATTAATAATATTTACCTCATTAATAAAGAAACGATTCTCTTTAAATTACACCATAGTGGAAAACCTGAGAAGAGGTTAGCATTATCAGCTGGCAAGGGGTTATGGATCACAACATATTTGTTAGAGCCCAAGAAACCGTTGGGAATAACTCCAGCTTTAAGGAGGAACTTGGTAAGAAAGAAGATATTAAAGATAGAGCAACCCAAGGGAGAGAGGATAGCAATATTAAATGCTAGTTCTCCTGAAGGTTTGCGGAAACTTGTAGGTGAGTTTTTTGCCAATGGGAATATTATCCTTACAGATGAAGACGATTGGATTATATCAGCATTAAAGACTTTAAAGGTGAGACATCGTGAAATATTAACAGGTAGAAAATACACTTTCCCACCACCTAAAGGTTTAGATGTAAATTTTTTATTACTTGAAGATCTAGTTCCATCATTAAATTCTAAACTTGAGATTTCAAGATGGTTGGGTAGAAACCTTTCTTTGTCAAAGAAAT includes:
- a CDS encoding ATP-dependent DNA ligase gives rise to the protein MLYSFIADIYEKIEETTKRLEIIDHLVNLFKETNTNLIDKVVYLTQGKLYPDYIGVEIGIAEKLAMRAIAISTGNNLEKIRTFYKKVGDIGLVAEKVLKSRKQSTLFKEQLTVNRVYTTLDKIAKTSGPGSLNIKLKYISSLFNDATPKEAKYIIRTVTGKLRLGVADYTVLDALAIAYTGDKSNRPTLERAYNLSSDLGTIAKTVASQGLKGIKSYRITINRPVRPMLSERLETVHEIIEKLNGKCIAEYKLDGERIQIHKNGSLIKLFSRRLENITNHYPDVIDLAMIYLKADKVITEAECVAVNPDTGKLLPFQELMHRRRKYEINKALIDYPVSLFFFDILYLDGEDLTQRPYLERREKLKQLVTQDDRIKIVPSIYSDDPKEIENFLGEAIANGCEGIMAKDPNGIYRAGAREFSWIKLKREYGSELGDTLDLVIVGAFYGRGRRAGKYGAFLLTAYDKDNDMFRSVSKIGTGFTDETLEKIPKILAPYKIDHIHARVDSKLEADVWFIPHIVIEVIAAEITISPIHTCCMNAIRKGSGLALRFPKYTGRLRNNKAPEDATTVKEIEEIYKGQLKRVEKQKNHDN
- a CDS encoding methionine adenosyltransferase, which encodes MEGKSIHVGQLKTIAIKDLDVEIVERKGQGHPDSLIDGASESVSRALCKYYLQKYKTILHHNVDKGLLVGGQSKPNFGGGDVIEPIYVIVAGRVTNFVVNDNKIEPIPVGRLLISSIKNFFKSKMRFLDPEKHIIVDYRMKQGSADLVHIFEKSYNMPLSNDTSVGVGFSPLTPTERLVLETERFLNSEKLKKEIPEVGEDIKVMALRRDNEIDLTIAAAMVSGLIPDKNHYISVKEDVIQKIEDFSSKITDMDVKVKINPADDYEKNVFYLTVTGTSAESGDDGNTGRGNKLNGLITPMRPCSMEACAGKNPINHTGKLFNLLAQKTADEIYNEVKGIKEVYLHMLSCIGNPIDQPKIASVTVLLEEGKLLSSIKTDIESITMEQISKITDLTELILSESFQLY